The following proteins come from a genomic window of Helicobacter canadensis MIT 98-5491:
- a CDS encoding RluA family pseudouridine synthase: MRQFNLNMAQAQSYINKGRVVYESKILGNNEKNKVLEREVEVWIFKPNSIGLKPIYENEDFALFNKPAQMLIHPKGRFFHHSLMDEVREYFGTEASLIHRIDKETSGLVLVGKHKRSIVELGELFANNRIKKKYLALIKGKMCKTSKIVGDFCLLMPLSLQEKGGDLSVRSVFLGQNLRKDSKLLGFRDAKSEFEILGEFGGNTLLKVYPITGRTHQIRVHLFSLGFPILGDPLYGCEDWQSREYLDSEFIEENRDFGLCAEKRKEYFGADRLMLHAYSLEFSYKGREYYFRSCEGFCL, encoded by the coding sequence ATGCGACAATTTAATTTGAATATGGCACAAGCTCAAAGTTATATTAATAAGGGCAGAGTTGTTTATGAGAGTAAGATTCTAGGCAATAATGAGAAAAATAAAGTCTTAGAAAGGGAAGTAGAAGTTTGGATTTTTAAGCCTAATTCTATTGGGCTTAAACCCATTTATGAAAATGAAGATTTTGCTCTTTTTAACAAACCTGCTCAAATGTTAATTCACCCAAAGGGAAGGTTTTTTCATCATAGCTTGATGGATGAGGTGCGTGAATATTTTGGCACTGAAGCTTCTTTGATTCACCGAATCGACAAAGAAACAAGTGGTTTAGTTTTGGTAGGGAAGCATAAAAGAAGTATTGTTGAGCTAGGGGAATTGTTTGCTAATAATCGCATAAAAAAGAAATATTTAGCACTTATTAAAGGGAAAATGTGTAAAACTAGCAAGATTGTTGGAGATTTTTGCCTTTTGATGCCACTTAGTTTGCAAGAAAAGGGTGGGGATTTAAGTGTGCGTTCTGTGTTTCTAGGGCAGAATCTAAGAAAAGATTCTAAGCTTTTAGGGTTTAGAGATGCAAAAAGCGAGTTTGAAATTTTGGGGGAGTTTGGGGGAAATACTTTGCTAAAAGTTTATCCTATAACAGGCAGAACGCATCAGATTAGAGTTCATCTTTTTTCTCTTGGTTTTCCGATTTTAGGCGATCCGCTTTATGGTTGTGAGGATTGGCAGAGTAGAGAGTATTTAGATAGTGAATTTATAGAAGAAAACCGAGATTTTGGGCTTTGTGCGGAGAAAAGAAAAGAATATTTTGGGGCAGATCGGTTGATGTTGCACGCTTATAGTTTGGAGTTTTCTTACAAGGGGAGGGAATATTATTTTAGGAGTTGCGAGGGATTTTGTTTGTAG
- the purB gene encoding adenylosuccinate lyase — MVERYAREEMKKLWDMNAKYSAWLEVEKALVKGWNTLGLIPDCDCKKICENAKFDIARIDEIEAVTKHDLIAFTTSVAESLGEESRWFHYGITSSDTIDTAVALQMRDSLKIIIEDVKALREVIKKRAYEHKDTLMVGRSHGIHGEPITFGLVCAIWYDEIGRHLQSLESTLEVISVGKISGAMGNLAHTPIELEELVCANLGLKAAPASNQVIQRDRYARLMTDLALLASSCEKIAVEIRHLQRTEVYEAEEYFSQGQKGSSAMPHKRNPVLSENITGLCRVIRSFALPAMENVALWHERDISHSSVERFILPDGFITTDFMLVRLTSLIDKLVVYPKNMLKNLNLTGGLVFSQRILLELPKCGVSREDAYKIVQRNAMKVWQSLQEGQPALNAKGESLYLQYLLADSELVGLLSKNGGNGEQIIRDRFEFAYYTKNVDSIFKRVFGK, encoded by the coding sequence ATGGTAGAGCGATACGCAAGAGAAGAGATGAAAAAGCTTTGGGATATGAATGCGAAGTATTCCGCTTGGCTAGAGGTAGAAAAGGCATTGGTTAAGGGGTGGAATACATTAGGACTTATTCCTGATTGCGATTGCAAGAAAATTTGTGAAAATGCGAAGTTTGATATTGCAAGAATTGATGAGATAGAAGCGGTTACTAAGCACGATCTTATTGCTTTTACTACAAGTGTTGCAGAATCTCTAGGTGAAGAATCGCGATGGTTTCATTATGGAATCACTTCTAGCGATACGATTGATACCGCTGTGGCTTTGCAAATGCGCGATTCGCTAAAGATTATCATTGAAGATGTGAAAGCATTGCGTGAAGTGATAAAAAAACGCGCTTATGAACACAAAGATACGCTTATGGTCGGGCGAAGTCACGGAATTCACGGCGAACCTATCACTTTTGGCTTAGTATGTGCGATATGGTATGATGAGATAGGGCGACACTTGCAGAGTTTAGAATCCACCTTGGAGGTGATTAGCGTAGGCAAGATAAGCGGTGCAATGGGGAATCTCGCCCACACTCCTATAGAACTTGAAGAGCTTGTATGTGCCAATCTAGGACTAAAGGCTGCTCCAGCAAGTAATCAAGTTATCCAAAGAGATCGATACGCACGGCTTATGACTGATTTGGCGCTTTTAGCAAGTAGTTGTGAAAAAATTGCTGTTGAAATTAGACATTTGCAACGCACCGAAGTGTATGAGGCAGAGGAGTATTTTAGCCAAGGACAAAAAGGAAGTAGTGCAATGCCACACAAACGCAACCCTGTCTTATCTGAAAACATCACAGGGCTATGTCGTGTGATACGCAGTTTTGCGCTACCGGCTATGGAAAATGTCGCATTGTGGCACGAGCGAGATATTAGCCACTCAAGTGTGGAGCGATTTATTTTGCCTGATGGTTTTATTACGACGGATTTTATGCTTGTGCGCCTTACAAGTTTGATTGATAAGCTTGTTGTGTATCCTAAAAATATGCTAAAAAATCTTAATCTCACAGGTGGTTTAGTTTTTTCTCAAAGAATCTTGCTAGAGCTTCCAAAATGCGGTGTAAGTCGCGAAGATGCTTATAAGATCGTGCAAAGAAATGCGATGAAAGTATGGCAGAGTTTGCAAGAGGGACAACCTGCGCTTAATGCAAAGGGCGAATCGCTTTATTTGCAATATCTTTTGGCAGATTCTGAACTTGTGGGACTTCTTAGCAAGAATGGTGGCAATGGAGAGCAGATTATCCGCGATCGCTTTGAGTTTGCCTACTATACAAAAAATGTGGATTCTATCTTTAAAAGGGTGTTTGGGAAATGA
- a CDS encoding DNA-methyltransferase, translated as MGNDNNFAAKKVLSLYDLNTKLTIDGLELLQSLGDCSIDLCFFDPQYRGVLDKMRYGNEGERQKGRSVLVQMSESTIIHFIQEISRVLKSSRYLMLWIDKFHLCEGVRPWLDSTSLEIVDLITWDKMKMGMGYRTRKQSEYLLIVQKKPIKAKGTWKLHNIRDVCSEKIPQNELKAHPHSKPKTLQKTLIESCTNIGDLVCDPAAGSFSVLECCKELGRNFIGTNLTTK; from the coding sequence TTGGGAAATGACAATAATTTTGCTGCAAAAAAGGTTTTGAGTTTGTATGACCTAAACACCAAACTCACCATTGATGGCTTAGAATTACTCCAAAGTTTGGGGGATTGTAGTATTGATTTATGTTTTTTTGATCCACAATATCGTGGTGTGCTAGATAAAATGCGCTATGGCAATGAGGGTGAGCGACAAAAGGGGCGTAGTGTCTTGGTGCAAATGTCTGAATCAACGATTATACATTTTATCCAAGAAATTAGCCGAGTTTTAAAGTCTAGTCGCTATCTTATGCTATGGATTGATAAATTTCATCTGTGTGAGGGCGTGAGACCTTGGCTAGATTCTACATCTTTAGAGATTGTGGATCTTATCACTTGGGATAAAATGAAAATGGGTATGGGCTACCGCACAAGAAAACAAAGCGAATATCTACTCATCGTGCAAAAAAAGCCTATTAAAGCAAAGGGGACTTGGAAACTCCATAATATCCGCGATGTGTGTAGCGAAAAAATTCCACAAAACGAGCTAAAAGCACATCCTCATAGCAAACCAAAAACCTTGCAAAAAACCCTTATAGAATCTTGCACCAATATCGGAGATTTAGTGTGTGATCCAGCAGCAGGAAGCTTTAGTGTGCTAGAGTGCTGCAAGGAATTAGGGAGAAATTTTATAGGGACAAATCTCACTACAAAATAA
- a CDS encoding DoxX family protein: MMLNPDLAKLLLRLCVGGLMLFHGVFKILHGVDVYMGMLESKGLPGIMVYGVYIGEVLAPLLILIGYQVRIAALIVAFTMIMAIYLVYGFEIFALDSYGGWVIEHQLLYILPCLALFFMGGGKYAFFKKEEKIKA; this comes from the coding sequence ATGATGTTGAATCCTGATTTAGCAAAATTGCTTTTAAGACTTTGTGTGGGTGGGCTTATGCTATTTCATGGTGTGTTTAAAATACTTCATGGTGTAGATGTCTATATGGGTATGTTAGAATCAAAAGGACTCCCAGGAATTATGGTATATGGTGTGTATATTGGTGAGGTTTTAGCACCCCTTTTGATACTAATAGGCTATCAAGTGCGAATTGCTGCTTTGATCGTTGCTTTTACAATGATTATGGCTATTTATTTGGTTTATGGATTTGAAATTTTTGCACTTGATTCTTATGGTGGTTGGGTTATTGAACATCAACTCTTGTATATTTTGCCTTGCCTTGCCTTGTTTTTTATGGGTGGAGGAAAATATGCGTTTTTCAAAAAAGAAGAAAAAATTAAGGCTTAA
- a CDS encoding aldo/keto reductase, with amino-acid sequence MQSTIMQYVTLNNGIKMPILGFGTYSINDSHTILEAISYGYRLFDTAQMYGNEHKVGTAIREAIDKMEIKREDFFITTKLSNNMNFQEAKKGIEFSLKSLNSSYIDLILIHEPYPKAKEMYKAMETYYKEGKLKAIGISNFTLHTFKEFIKTCEIPPAINQCETHIYYQQAALLQTMKPYGTTLESWSPFIAGKVSKNKNGFFNDSALAKIAHKYNKSIAQIILRFFTQQGIVTIPKASKKEHMQENIDIFNFNLTKEEIKTIKTFDKNATQFSWGY; translated from the coding sequence ATGCAATCAACAATAATGCAATATGTAACCCTCAACAATGGAATAAAAATGCCAATTTTAGGATTTGGCACATACTCTATCAATGACAGCCATACAATTTTGGAAGCCATTAGCTATGGATATCGCCTCTTTGATACGGCACAAATGTATGGAAATGAGCACAAAGTCGGCACAGCAATAAGAGAAGCTATTGATAAAATGGAAATCAAACGAGAAGATTTCTTTATTACAACTAAGCTATCTAACAATATGAATTTTCAAGAAGCAAAAAAGGGGATAGAGTTTAGCCTTAAATCTCTAAATTCTAGCTATATTGATTTAATCTTAATCCATGAGCCCTATCCAAAAGCCAAAGAAATGTATAAAGCAATGGAAACTTATTATAAAGAAGGGAAACTCAAAGCTATTGGAATCTCCAACTTTACACTCCACACTTTTAAAGAGTTTATCAAAACCTGCGAGATACCTCCTGCAATCAATCAATGTGAGACACATATCTATTATCAACAAGCAGCATTGCTTCAAACAATGAAACCCTATGGAACAACTTTAGAATCTTGGAGTCCTTTTATAGCAGGTAAAGTCTCAAAAAATAAAAATGGTTTTTTTAATGATTCTGCCTTGGCAAAAATCGCTCACAAATACAACAAAAGCATAGCACAAATTATCTTGCGTTTTTTTACACAACAAGGCATTGTGACTATTCCAAAAGCATCCAAAAAGGAACATATGCAAGAAAATATAGATATTTTCAATTTTAATTTAACTAAAGAGGAAATAAAAACTATCAAAACATTCGATAAAAACGCGACACAATTTAGCTGGGGATATTAA
- a CDS encoding alpha/beta hydrolase gives MNRLFFKTFLLGILSILGGATMAQANTQTQWDKTFPKSNNVEIQKVTFKNRYGITLVGDLYIPKNISKDAKLPAIAISGPFGAVKEQASGLYAQTLSEQGFITLAFDPSFTGESALENKNLPQNVASPDINTEDFSAAVDFLSNYSKVDSNKIGILGICGFGGFALNAAAIDTRIKATVTSTMYDMTRVNAKGYNDSIDAKARLELKRSLNEQRTKDFKNNTYAKAIGLPEKLNGDEPQFIQDYYNYYKNKERGFHPRSINSNGNWNLTSSLSLINMPILAYSDEINTPVLMIHGDRAHSRYFTEDAFKKLKGDNKELMIIKDANHVDLYDNLDKIPFAKITEFFKENLQ, from the coding sequence ATGAATCGCCTATTCTTTAAAACATTTCTTTTAGGAATACTTTCAATCTTAGGAGGTGCAACTATGGCACAAGCAAACACACAAACACAATGGGATAAAACCTTTCCCAAAAGCAATAATGTAGAAATACAAAAGGTTACTTTCAAAAATCGCTATGGTATTACTTTAGTTGGAGATCTCTATATACCTAAAAATATATCAAAAGATGCAAAACTTCCTGCCATTGCAATTAGTGGTCCATTTGGAGCAGTCAAAGAACAAGCTTCTGGATTATATGCACAAACCTTAAGCGAACAAGGCTTTATTACTTTGGCATTTGATCCGTCTTTTACAGGCGAAAGTGCTCTAGAAAACAAAAACTTACCTCAAAATGTCGCTTCACCTGATATTAATACAGAAGATTTTAGTGCTGCTGTGGATTTTCTATCTAACTATTCAAAAGTGGATTCTAACAAAATAGGTATTTTAGGAATCTGTGGCTTTGGTGGATTTGCCCTTAATGCCGCAGCTATAGATACACGAATCAAAGCAACAGTAACTTCTACAATGTATGATATGACAAGAGTCAATGCAAAAGGCTATAATGACTCAATAGATGCAAAAGCAAGACTAGAACTCAAAAGATCGCTTAATGAACAACGCACAAAAGATTTCAAAAACAACACTTATGCAAAAGCAATAGGTTTGCCTGAAAAATTAAATGGAGATGAACCGCAATTCATTCAAGATTATTATAACTATTATAAAAATAAAGAAAGAGGTTTCCACCCTCGTTCCATTAATTCAAATGGCAATTGGAATCTCACTTCCTCACTTTCCCTTATTAATATGCCCATTTTAGCATATAGCGATGAGATTAATACCCCTGTATTAATGATTCACGGCGATAGAGCTCATAGCAGATATTTCACTGAAGATGCATTCAAAAAACTCAAAGGAGACAATAAGGAACTAATGATTATTAAAGATGCTAATCATGTTGATTTATATGACAATCTAGACAAAATCCCTTTTGCTAAAATCACAGAATTTTTTAAAGAGAATTTGCAGTGA
- a CDS encoding cyclophilin-like fold protein, whose translation MMITMEIINETKQKEKTLYIELEENVASKEFIKQLPLELEFSDYANKEKVAHLPYNLSVKNTPNYNPQIGDFFYFSPWGNIGIFYGKQPPFNGLVYLGKILQSNLGENEIETLREIKQDFKAILKAK comes from the coding sequence ATGATGATTACAATGGAAATTATCAATGAGACTAAACAAAAAGAGAAAACTTTATACATTGAATTAGAAGAAAATGTCGCTTCAAAGGAATTCATTAAACAACTTCCTTTGGAGTTAGAATTTAGCGATTACGCAAACAAAGAAAAGGTAGCTCATTTACCATACAACCTAAGTGTTAAAAATACGCCAAATTATAATCCACAAATTGGAGATTTTTTCTACTTTTCTCCATGGGGAAACATCGGGATTTTTTATGGCAAACAACCACCCTTTAATGGTTTAGTCTATCTTGGCAAGATTTTACAATCTAACTTGGGAGAAAATGAAATAGAAACTTTAAGAGAAATAAAGCAAGATTTCAAAGCAATCCTCAAAGCAAAATAA
- a CDS encoding HIT family protein codes for MEHLYAPWRSGYFKERQKEGCIFCNISQAPHLDLQNRVFYRDESLFCVMNKFPYTPGHFLIVPHFHTHSPEFLEEDLWLNLQKCARKGISLLKEFGAKGINLGMNLEQAGGAGIPEHIHLHLLPRYVGDTNFFTTIGDCRAYGVDFDEIFQKIKELSLKHFKNQQSNQ; via the coding sequence ATGGAGCATTTATACGCACCTTGGCGGAGTGGATATTTTAAGGAAAGGCAAAAGGAAGGTTGCATTTTTTGTAACATTTCTCAAGCTCCTCATTTGGATTTGCAGAATCGCGTTTTTTATCGGGATGAGAGTTTATTTTGTGTGATGAATAAATTTCCTTATACTCCTGGACATTTTTTGATTGTTCCACATTTCCACACGCATTCGCCCGAATTTTTGGAAGAAGATTTGTGGTTAAATTTGCAAAAATGTGCAAGGAAAGGGATTAGTTTGCTTAAAGAATTTGGCGCTAAAGGAATTAATTTGGGTATGAATTTAGAGCAAGCAGGTGGAGCAGGGATTCCAGAGCATATTCATTTGCATTTGTTGCCGCGTTATGTTGGGGATACAAATTTTTTTACAACTATTGGTGATTGTAGGGCTTATGGTGTGGATTTTGATGAAATTTTTCAAAAAATTAAAGAATTATCATTGAAGCATTTTAAGAATCAACAAAGCAATCAATGA